Proteins encoded together in one Branchiostoma floridae strain S238N-H82 chromosome 18, Bfl_VNyyK, whole genome shotgun sequence window:
- the LOC118405805 gene encoding immunoglobulin superfamily containing leucine-rich repeat protein 2-like: MYVWNRLHTTAMVVQECCFLLFSVLVLAETDEADCPSPCSCSDQYGEIVVSCGGQDLARIPEHIPASVTWLDLKYNNITKVTSKSFKDITEVKGINLSHNKIRKISADAFKNLKHLDNLDLSQNLLKTISYDMFKLPIDSAVKEARHFFVDLAMNPWLCDCSLAWLTEMFRNGSHMFSSRFVTCDGPETLKGVDVKDVSLSAFLCPIATIAPTEEKENSTYNSVSAEGRHTTSNFMFLPLVSFAVLIGFLVGALIVRGCTERHCKHRYKRIPNMLPTGPQKDGFV; the protein is encoded by the coding sequence ATGTATGTCTGGAACAGACTTCACACGACAGCTATGGTCGTACAGGAGTGCTGTTTTCTGCTGTTCTCGGTGTTAGTGCTGGCCGAGACGGACGAGGCAGACTGTCCATCCCCCTGCTCCTGTTCCGACCAGTACGGGGAAATCGTGGTGAGCTGTGGGGGACAAGATCTCGCGAGAATTCCCGAGCACATCCCAGCATCCGTCACCTGGCTCGATCTGAAGTACAACAACATCACCAAAGTCACATCTAAGAGTTTCAAGGACATAACCGAAGTAAAGGGAATTAATCTTAGCCATAACAAAATCCGCAAGATCTCAGCAGATGCGTTTAAGAATCTGAAGCATCTGGATAACCTTGACCTGTCCCAAAACTTGCTTAAGACCATTTCATACGACATGTTCAAACTCCCCATAGACTCAGCTGTAAAAGAAGCTAGGCATTTCTTTGTCGACTTAGCAATGAACCCCTGGCTGTGTGATTGTAGTTTGGCTTGGCTAACAGAGATGTTCAGAAATGGGTCCCACATGTTCAGCAGTAGGTTTGTGACGTGCGATGGTCCAGAAACTTTAAAAGGTGTAGATGTGAAAGATGTATCTCTTAGTGCATTCTTGTGTCCCATTGCAACAATTGCACCAACGGAAGAAAAAGAGAACAGCACCTATAACTCTGTGTCAGCAGAGGGGAGACACACTACTAGTAACTTCATGTTTCTTCCCCTGGTTTCGTTTGCTGTGTTGATTGGGTTTCTTGTAGGAGCATTGATTGTCAGAGGGTGTACTGAAAGGCACTGCAAACATAGGTATAAGAGAATACCTAACATGTTGCCCACTGGACCTCAAAAAGATGGCTTTGTCTGA
- the LOC118405390 gene encoding uncharacterized protein LOC118405390 — MDVCKYNNSMPPVNENKRKDSLKFVLFALVVFVVANGIVYVHLLVNNVDLSARLGDVERELHSYRLSVDQDSLTGHMQEDGRAVEQNSDLIDNQAPIRVQKRSYRTEPREERSVIDAPVLTIHARLVDGESSNEGRLEVRSESGEWGTICNDRWDMRDADVVCRQLGYRGAVPGTERRFFGEGRGKIWLDDVICAGTESNLGDCNLPLGWGNHNCMHDEDVGVVCAGVNECATNHCRNNAACVGSGEGYRCLCTTGFHGKHCEHGTHRHHGAYSGQISLLSVHIPARTDSRSRSGMITVKKGIFTQWGNIHVPGFGFDEGQLEILEPGKYFVYSQVEFAGDEKDAGSKYSVRVGETPYLSCMLPVEGVPPRYTCYTGGVLDLKTGDRVYIYVETSHTCNIGTDADRTYFGAIKLSADEDAN, encoded by the exons ATGGACGTTTGCAAATACAACAACAGCATGCCGCCTGTGAACGAAAACAAGAGAAAGGATAGTCTGAAGTTCGTTTTGTTTGCCCTGGTGGTTTTCGTGGTCGCGAACGGCATTGTTTACGTTCATTTGCTCGTCAATAATGTGGACCTCTCGGCCAGACTTGGGGATGTGGAGAGGGAGCTGCATTCGTACCGTCTCTCGGTAGATCAAGATAGTTTGACAGGTCACATGCAAGAGGATGGGCGAGCTGTGGAGCAAAACAGCGATCTTATCGATAACCag GCACCGATCAGGGTCCAGAAACGGTCCTACAGAACCGAGCCGAGAGAGGAAAGGAGTGTCATCGACGCCCCAG TTCTGACAATACACGCCAGACTTGTTGACGGCGAGAGTAGTAACGAAGGCCGGCTGGAGGTTCGGAGTGAGTCCGGAGAATGGGGGACCATCTGTAACGACAGGTGGGACATGAGGGATGCTGATGTCGTCTGCAGACAGCTGGGATACAGAGGGGCAGTGCCCGGTACGGAGAGGAGGTTCTTCGGAGAGGGCAGGGGGAAGATCTGGctggatgacgtcatctgtgcaGGAACTGAGTCCAACCTGGGAGATTGTAACCTCCCCCTAGGGTGGGGAAACCACAACTGTATGCATGACGAGGACGTGGGCGTCGTCTGTGCAG GAGTTAATGAATGTGCCACCAACCACTGCCGGAACAACGCTGCCTGTGTGGGGAGTGGGGAGGGGTACAGGTGCCTCTGTACTACAGGGTTTCACGGAAAACATTGTGAACATG GTACTCACAGACATCATGGAGCTTATTCGGGACAG ATCTCTTTGCTGTCAGTCCACATCCCAGCCAGGACGG ACTCAAGATCACGGTCCGGCATGATAACCGTGAAAA AGGGAATCTTCACCCAGTGGGGCAATATTCACGTGCCAGGGTTTGGGTTTGATGAAGGGCAGCTTGAGATTCTGGAGCCGGGCAAATACTTCGTCTACAGTCAG GTCGAGTTTGCAGGAGACGAGAAGGATGCAGGTAGTAAGTACTCCGTGAGAGTGGGAGAGACGCCGTACCTGAGCTGTATGTTACCGGTGGAAGGTGTTCCTCCCCGCTACACGTGTTACACCGGCGGGGTGCTGGACCTGAAGACCGGGGACAGAGTCTACATCTACGTGGAGACCAGCCACACGTGCAACATCGGCACGGATGCGGACAGGACGTACTTTGGAGCCATCAAACTGTCTGCTGATGAAGATGCTAACTAA
- the LOC118405391 gene encoding low-density lipoprotein receptor-related protein-like produces MDKHSGDGTYRIQTRHGDTRRLQLALAGTVCLFVCSLLMNVLVYVRLTAAITDLSRRLEEVEGRQDSHRSSVYPDRLASNAPDVVTAKGQGSMQGTADNQSLTHFALRSRQSGPMRKRSARTICHSNEYECQNGDCIYSRWQCDGDNDCTDDSDEYPLNEKCIPLYSTYRCRNGKAIPSKFQCDGGNDCRDGSDEYPLNEECHPAYWCKNGRQIPSNWQCDGDDDCHDSSDEYPLNEECHLCKNGREIPSKWQCDGDNDCHDGSDEYPLNEECNPCETHQCQNNATCKATEDGYTCICTEGWCGEYCQHKIDPCETHQCQNNATCHTTEDGYICNCTDDWRGEYCQHKIDPCESHQCQNSATCRANKDGYKCSCTKGWRGKYCQRKRVRQEQRGMRQERNYGLGTLLSVHIQARTDTTESAGAIPVTGNFTQWEDITETRFGLQNGQLEIKESGKYFIYGQVFFDKDEKDEKARYSIKKGGEVKLTCEAPLIGFPPHLTCYTAGVLDLQRGDILVLYVYGKDSWIITAEDATFWGAIKLSIGLPKEDRPRKRGPKKGKS; encoded by the exons ATGGATAAACACAGCGGCGATGGGACTTACAGAATCCAAACGCGACATGGTGACACAAGACGTCTACAGCTAGCTCTAGCTGGCACTGTTTGCCTGTTTGTGTGTTCCCTCCTTATGAACGTTCTTGTCTACGTTCGTTTGACGGCGGCCATTACAGACCTGTCGCGCAGACTCGAAGAGGTGGAAGGCAGGCAGGATTCACATCGATCTTCTGTCTATCCTGATAGGCTAGCCTCTAACGCTCCGGATGTCGTGACCGCTAAAGGGCAAGGCAGTATGCAAGGCACCGCTGACAATCAG TCTCTGACTCATTTCGCACTGCGGTCTCGGCAAAGTGGACCAATGAGAAAGAGGAGTG CGCGCACGATATGTCACTCTAACGAGTACGAGTGTCAGAATGGCGACTGCATTTACTCCCGCTGGCAGTGCGATGGCGATAACGACTGTACAGACGACTCCGACGAATATCCTTTAAACGAAAAGTGCA TCCCACTCTACAGTACCTACAGGTGTAGGAATGGCAAAGCAATTCCCTCAAAATTTCAGTGCGATGGTGGTAACGACTGCCGGGACGGTTCGGACGAATATCCTTTGAATGAAGAGTGCC ATCCGGCCTATTGGTGTAAAAATGGCAGACAAATTCCCTCAAACTGGCAGTGCGATGGCGATGACGACTGCCATGACAGCTCGGACGAATATCCTTTGAATGAAGAGTGCC ATTTGTGTAAAAATGGCAGAGAAATTCCCTCAAAGTGGCAGTGCGATGGCGATAACGACTGCCATGACGGCTCGGACGAATATCCCTTGAATGAGGAATGTA ATCCTTGTGAAACCCACCAGTGCCAGAACAACGCCACCTGCAAGGCCACAGAAGATGGCTACACCTGTATTTGTACCGAAGGCTGGTGTGGAGAGTATTGCCAACACA AAATAGATCCTTGTGAAACTCACCAGTGCCAGAACAACGCCACCTGTCACACTACAGAAGATGGATACATCTGCAATTGTACCGATGACTGGCGTGGAGAGTATTGCCAACACA AAATAGACCCTTGTGAATCACACCAGTGCCAGAACAGCGCCACCTGCCGCGCTAATAAAGATGGCTATAAATGTAGTTGTACAAAAGGTTGGAGGGGAAAGTATTGCCAAAGAA AGCGTGTGCGACAAGAACAACGGGGGATGCGTCAGGAGAGAAACTATGGACTG ggcaCATTGCTGTCGGTGCACATTCAAGCCAGAACGG ACACAACGGAATCGGCCGGAGCTATACCAGTAACCG GTAACTTTACCCAGTGGGAGGACATCACAGAGACAAGGTTCGGGCTGCAGAATGGACAGCTGGAGATTAAAGAGTCGGGAAAGTACTTCATTTATGGCCAG GTTTTCTTCGACAAAGATGAGAAAGATGAAAAGGCCAGATATTCCATCAAAAAGGGAGGAGAAGTGAAGCTGACCTGTGAGGCACCCCTGATCGGGTTCCCGCCCCATCTAACGTGTTACACCGCCGGTGTGCTAGACTTACAGCGTGGGGACATACTGGTCCTTTACGTGTACGGTAAAGACAGCTGGATCATCACAGCCGAAGACGCCACGTTTTGGGGCGCTATCAAGCTGTCCATTGGTCTGCCAAAAGAGGATAGGCCACGAAAGAGAGGACCTAAGAAAGGGAAAAGCTGA
- the LOC118406266 gene encoding uncharacterized protein LOC118406266 isoform X1 — protein sequence MAKYNVNVEKENIPRGKIGLQFVLAGLVFLLACLVVVIVLVYVHMAAAIADLSRRLESVEGSLRSAGDLSIIPGGRSAEGQGYKYVQDSAKNKQSIGRSRRSDLKDNLAGSCESYELQCRNRNCVNTAFVCDQEDDCGDGSDEENCGMDPCEAHLCQNNATCRARVDGYTCTCTKGWYGKYCQHSKLQKIRRLRHGKSYGMVSLLSVHIPAKTDTRSTKPGEVQMSSGPFTHWQDIAEKRFGLKNGQLEIKESGKYFIYGQLDFDKEEHHFQAIYSINKFQEPQLTCVSTMFGSPPRHTCYTAGVLDLEAGDRLVLSVQCTQCWIYTDNDTTFWGAIKLSADVEIN from the exons ATGGCTAAGTACAACGTTAACGTAGAGAAGGAAAACATACCGAGAGGCAAAATAGGTCTTCAATTCGTCTTGGCAGGGCTTGTTTTCCTGTTGGCATGTCTTGTAGTCGTGATCGTTCTTGTTTACGTCCATATGGCAGCGGCCATTGCTGACCTGTCGCGCAGACTTGAGTCTGTGGAAGGCAGTCTCCGTTCTGCAGGAGACCTCAGTATCATTCCGGGAGGCAGGAGCGCCGAAGGGCAAGGCTACAAGTACGTACAAGACTCCGCCAAGAACAAG CAGTCCATAGGACGGTCTCGCCGAAGTGATTTGAAGGACAACCTGGCAG GCTCCTGTGAGTCATACGAGCTCCAGTGCAGGAACAGAAACTGTGTCAATACTGCTTTTGTGTGTGACCAGGAAGATGACTGTGGAGACGGATCTGATGAAGAAAATTGTG GTATGGATCCTTGTGAGGCACATCTATGCCAGAACAACGCCACCTGCCGGGCCAGGGTGGATGGGTACACCTGTACTTGCACTAAAGGCTGGTATGGAAAGTATTGCCAACACA gTAAACTGCAGAAGATAAGAAGGCTACGCCATGGGAAGAGCTATGGGATG GTTTCATTGCTGTCAGTGCACATTCCAGCCAAGACGG ATACGAGATCAACTAAACCTGGCGAAGTACAAATGTCTTCCG GCCCGTTCACCCATTGGCAGGACATCGCAGAGAAACGGTTTGGATTGAAGAATGGTCAGCTAGAGATTAAAGAGTCAGGAAAATACTTCATCTACGGCCAG CTTGACTTCGACAAAGAAGAGCATCATTTTCAGGCCATATATTCCATCAACAAGTTCCAGGAGCCACAGCTGACCTGTGTGTCGACCATGTTCGGCAGCCCGCCCAGACACACGTGCTACACCGCCGGGGTGCTGGACTTAGAGGCAGGAGACAGACTGGTCCTCTCCGTGCAGTGTACACAATGCTGGATATATACAGACAACGATACGACATTCTGGGGTGCGATCAAATTGTCTGCTGATGTCGAGATTAACTAA
- the LOC118406266 gene encoding low-density lipoprotein receptor-related protein 1B-like isoform X2 gives MAKYNVNVEKENIPRGKIGLQFVLAGLVFLLACLVVVIVLVYVHMAAAIADLSRRLESVEGSLRSAGDLSIIPGGRSAEGQGYKYVQDSAKNKQSIGRSRRSDLKDNLAGSCESYELQCRNRNCVNTAFVCDQEDDCGDGSDEENCGMDPCEAHLCQNNATCRARVDGYTCTCTKGWYGKYCQHSKLQKIRRLRHGKSYGMVSLLSVHIPAKTDTRSTKPGEVQMSSGPFTHWQDIAEKRFGLKNGQLEIKESGKYFIYGQFQEPQLTCVSTMFGSPPRHTCYTAGVLDLEAGDRLVLSVQCTQCWIYTDNDTTFWGAIKLSADVEIN, from the exons ATGGCTAAGTACAACGTTAACGTAGAGAAGGAAAACATACCGAGAGGCAAAATAGGTCTTCAATTCGTCTTGGCAGGGCTTGTTTTCCTGTTGGCATGTCTTGTAGTCGTGATCGTTCTTGTTTACGTCCATATGGCAGCGGCCATTGCTGACCTGTCGCGCAGACTTGAGTCTGTGGAAGGCAGTCTCCGTTCTGCAGGAGACCTCAGTATCATTCCGGGAGGCAGGAGCGCCGAAGGGCAAGGCTACAAGTACGTACAAGACTCCGCCAAGAACAAG CAGTCCATAGGACGGTCTCGCCGAAGTGATTTGAAGGACAACCTGGCAG GCTCCTGTGAGTCATACGAGCTCCAGTGCAGGAACAGAAACTGTGTCAATACTGCTTTTGTGTGTGACCAGGAAGATGACTGTGGAGACGGATCTGATGAAGAAAATTGTG GTATGGATCCTTGTGAGGCACATCTATGCCAGAACAACGCCACCTGCCGGGCCAGGGTGGATGGGTACACCTGTACTTGCACTAAAGGCTGGTATGGAAAGTATTGCCAACACA gTAAACTGCAGAAGATAAGAAGGCTACGCCATGGGAAGAGCTATGGGATG GTTTCATTGCTGTCAGTGCACATTCCAGCCAAGACGG ATACGAGATCAACTAAACCTGGCGAAGTACAAATGTCTTCCG GCCCGTTCACCCATTGGCAGGACATCGCAGAGAAACGGTTTGGATTGAAGAATGGTCAGCTAGAGATTAAAGAGTCAGGAAAATACTTCATCTACGGCCAG TTCCAGGAGCCACAGCTGACCTGTGTGTCGACCATGTTCGGCAGCCCGCCCAGACACACGTGCTACACCGCCGGGGTGCTGGACTTAGAGGCAGGAGACAGACTGGTCCTCTCCGTGCAGTGTACACAATGCTGGATATATACAGACAACGATACGACATTCTGGGGTGCGATCAAATTGTCTGCTGATGTCGAGATTAACTAA
- the LOC118405392 gene encoding leucine-rich repeat-containing protein 3-like, whose amino-acid sequence MASGRSKTLDCLYLLHLTLVLSLGAGTVKSAATRCPEFCHCEADEDGQIVSCIGYDLKNIPKGLPVDTVQLNIRNNDIEILDLNDLKPLLRLQGLDVSENNIKAIQGTFEDFPKLTQVQLYDNKLTTLSPDTFGKAATRMHYVSLFNNPWNCDCNLE is encoded by the exons ATGGCGTCCGGAAGGTCAAAGACGCTAGATTGCCTATACCTGTTACACCTCACCCTAGTATTAAGCCTGGGTGCTGGCACGGTCAAGAGCGCCGCAACTCGCTGCCCCGAATTCTGCCACTGTGAGGCTGATGAGGACGGACAGATCGTATCTTGCATCGGGTATGATCTGAAGAACATCCCGAAAGGACTACCAGTGGACACCGTACAACTGAATATACGGAACAACGATATAGAAATCCTAGACTTGAACGATTTAAAGCCCCTTTTGCGACTGCAAGGGCTGGACGTCTCCGAGAACAATATCAAGGCCATACAAGGAACATTTGAAGACTTTCCCAAGCTAACACAGGTCCAGCTTTACGACAATAAGTTGACAACTTTGTCGCCAGACACGTTCGGCAAGGCTGCTACACGGATGCACTATGTGTCACTGTTCAACAACCCATGGAACTGTGACTGTAACTTG GAGTGA
- the LOC118406265 gene encoding uncharacterized protein LOC118406265 — protein MPDTEHSFQVRGIFDRQEGRVSEIIQLQTLLTDNLQKECEDGCTARQFLKDFCIIGDKTYKDWMEKLCKTLEGTWGLTGWLLDRDSDPGTFKLENLEWQKLNCKKVILVFGESSDKTLYEEMNLQTALIGFLKDTKQGGEQRLIPIKMSSTVELPSYMSALEELTFENNKYFWKRLITGLTDKHICVMDNKNGEVKTVSSSV, from the exons ATGCCGGACACAGAGCACAGTTTCCAAGTCAGAGGCATATTTGATCGACAAGAAGGACGAGTCAGTGAAATCATCCAACTGCAAACCCTTCTTACAG ACAACTTACAGAAAGAATGCGAAGACGGTTGCACGGCCAGACAGTTCCTTAAAGACTTCTGCATAATAGGCGACAAGACCTACAAAGACTGGATGGAAAAACTTTGCAAAACGTTAGAAGGGACATGGGGGTTGACCGGCTGGTTACTAGACCGTGACTCAGATCCAGGCACATTCAAGCTGGAAAACCTCGAGTGGCAAAAGCTGAATTGTAAGAAAGTCATTTTAGTTTTTGGCGAGAGTTCCGACAAAACGTTGTATGAAGAAATGAATCTACAGACAGCTTTAATTGGGTTTCTCAAAGACACCAAGCAAGGAGGGGAACAACGGCTGATACCGATCAAAATGTCGTCTACAGTGGAGCTTCCTTCATACATGTCTGCTTTGGAGGAGCTTACTTTTGAAAATAACAAATACTTCTGGAAGCGGTTGATCACAGGACTTACAGATAAGCATATTTGTGTGATGGATAATAAAAATGGTGAAGTAAAGACCGTAAGCTCTTCTGTATAA